A genomic window from Bacillus mesophilus includes:
- a CDS encoding YneF family protein has protein sequence MDLWVVILVGVLALVAGVALGFFIARQYMMSYLKKNPPINEQMLRAMMMQMGQKPSQKKINQMLKAMNNQMK, from the coding sequence ATGGATTTATGGGTAGTTATTCTAGTTGGTGTTCTAGCACTTGTTGCTGGAGTAGCACTAGGTTTTTTCATAGCACGTCAGTACATGATGAGTTACTTAAAGAAGAACCCACCAATTAATGAGCAAATGCTCCGTGCAATGATGATGCAAATGGGACAAAAACCTTCGCAAAAGAAAATTAACCAAATGTTAAAAGCTATGAACAACCAAATGAAATAA
- the lexA gene encoding transcriptional repressor LexA, with the protein MKKLSKRQQDILEFIKKEVHLKGYPPSVREIGEAVGLASSSTVHGHLARLESKGLIRRDPTKPRAIEILDQDVVQPVYSGSVINVPILGKVTAGQPITAIENVDDYFPIPDRYVSPDEKVFMLEIMGDSMIEAGIFDGDLVLVRQQHTASNGDIVVAMTEEDEATVKRFFKEKDYFRLQPENSMLEPIILKSVSILGKVIGVYRTLH; encoded by the coding sequence ATGAAAAAACTATCAAAGCGTCAACAGGATATTCTAGAGTTTATTAAGAAAGAAGTTCACCTAAAGGGATATCCACCATCTGTCCGTGAAATTGGAGAAGCAGTCGGTCTAGCTTCTAGCTCTACTGTTCACGGCCATTTAGCTAGACTAGAAAGCAAGGGACTTATACGACGCGACCCTACTAAACCAAGAGCAATTGAAATATTAGATCAGGATGTAGTACAACCTGTTTATTCTGGATCAGTAATAAATGTCCCCATTCTAGGGAAAGTAACAGCTGGACAGCCTATCACCGCTATCGAAAATGTTGATGATTACTTCCCGATACCAGATCGTTATGTATCACCAGATGAAAAGGTATTTATGCTAGAAATTATGGGTGATAGTATGATAGAAGCAGGAATATTTGATGGTGATCTAGTACTCGTTCGCCAACAACATACAGCAAGTAATGGAGATATTGTGGTGGCAATGACTGAAGAAGATGAGGCAACGGTAAAGAGGTTTTTCAAGGAAAAGGATTACTTCCGCCTTCAACCTGAAAACTCAATGCTTGAACCGATCATTTTAAAGAGTGTCTCAATCCTTGGGAAAGTAATCGGTGTTTATCGCACATTGCACTAA
- a CDS encoding aminotransferase class I/II-fold pyridoxal phosphate-dependent enzyme — protein MLQYLKHGEKLLQVVTETEEQIKEVQQEIDSLAEKNQFRVLEAYRKHRVSDSHFIPTTGYGYDDMGRDTLERIYADVFGAEAGLVRPQIISGTHAISISLFGILRPGDELLYITGKPYDTLEEIVGIRGNGNGSLKDFNIDYNSVDLTAEGRINFDEVKEAIKHNTKMIGIQRSKGYATRPSFTIEEIKEMVRFVRAIKDDLIIFVDNCYGEFVEELEPCHIGVDLMAGSLIKNPGGGLAKTGGYIVGKASLVEACSYRMTSPGIGAEAGASLYSLQEMYQGFFMAPHVVSQALKGAVFSSAFLNRLGFNTSPKWDSKRTDLIQSIEFNDREMMVAFCQAIQYASPINSHVTPYPSYMPGYEDDVIMAAGTFIQGASIELTADGPLRAPYVAYVQGGLTYSHVKMAICSAIDSLIERKLFNL, from the coding sequence ATGTTACAGTATTTAAAACACGGAGAAAAACTACTACAGGTTGTAACAGAGACAGAAGAGCAAATAAAAGAAGTTCAGCAAGAGATTGATTCTCTTGCTGAGAAGAACCAATTTCGCGTTCTAGAAGCTTACCGAAAGCACAGAGTGAGTGATTCTCACTTCATTCCAACGACGGGATATGGCTATGATGATATGGGGAGAGACACACTTGAAAGAATTTATGCTGATGTGTTCGGGGCAGAAGCGGGGTTAGTGAGACCTCAAATTATATCGGGTACCCATGCAATCTCGATTTCATTATTTGGTATTCTAAGGCCTGGTGATGAATTATTGTATATTACAGGCAAGCCTTATGACACACTTGAGGAGATTGTTGGTATACGTGGGAATGGAAACGGCTCATTAAAAGATTTTAACATTGACTATAATTCTGTAGATTTGACAGCTGAAGGTCGAATTAATTTTGATGAAGTAAAAGAAGCTATAAAACACAATACAAAAATGATTGGAATTCAGCGCTCAAAAGGGTATGCTACAAGACCTTCTTTTACTATAGAAGAAATAAAAGAAATGGTGAGGTTTGTTAGAGCCATAAAAGATGACCTAATTATATTTGTTGATAATTGCTATGGTGAATTTGTTGAGGAGCTTGAGCCCTGTCATATTGGAGTCGACCTCATGGCTGGTTCTTTAATCAAAAATCCAGGTGGGGGACTAGCAAAAACAGGGGGATATATTGTCGGAAAGGCATCTCTAGTTGAGGCATGTAGCTATCGAATGACCTCCCCGGGAATTGGAGCAGAAGCAGGAGCTTCCTTATATAGCCTCCAAGAGATGTATCAAGGTTTTTTCATGGCACCCCATGTGGTGAGTCAAGCATTAAAAGGAGCGGTATTTAGTTCAGCTTTTTTAAATAGACTTGGATTTAATACTAGTCCGAAATGGGATAGTAAGAGGACGGACCTAATACAATCTATTGAATTTAACGATCGAGAAATGATGGTTGCGTTTTGCCAAGCAATCCAATATGCTTCACCAATCAACAGTCATGTAACACCTTATCCAAGTTACATGCCAGGGTATGAAGATGATGTCATTATGGCTGCGGGAACTTTTATACAGGGGGCAAGTATTGAGTTAACAGCTGATGGCCCTTTGCGTGCACCTTATGTTGCTTATGTACAAGGTGGTCTAACGTATAGTCATGTAAAAATGGCAATTTGTTCTGCGATAGACTCATTAATTGAGCGGAAATTGTTTAACTTATAG
- a CDS encoding YneB family resolvase-like protein: protein MNAIIYARVSTNKETQEASLQRQVEELSHLAKDNGFSIVKTVTEKVSGFQIDRDGMIEILDYIKENKVDVFLIQDETRLGRGNAKLALIHLLFKENIKIFTSINQNEIELSDGDSLVLSIVSIVEEFQRKIQNTKIRRGMQRAIAHGYSPEKNFSNLHLSPGRSKIDVPIEEIIRLRNNKLTFKDIAITLNGLGYHISKATVNRRYNEYIQTKM from the coding sequence ATGAACGCAATCATTTATGCTAGAGTGAGCACTAATAAAGAAACACAAGAAGCTTCTTTACAAAGGCAGGTAGAGGAACTAAGTCATCTAGCTAAGGATAATGGATTTAGTATTGTCAAGACAGTAACCGAAAAGGTAAGTGGGTTTCAAATTGATCGTGATGGAATGATCGAGATTTTAGACTATATAAAAGAAAACAAAGTCGATGTTTTTCTAATCCAGGATGAGACCAGACTAGGACGTGGAAACGCAAAACTAGCATTAATTCATTTATTGTTTAAAGAGAACATTAAAATCTTTACATCTATAAATCAGAATGAAATTGAGTTATCAGACGGTGATTCTTTGGTCCTAAGCATTGTGAGTATCGTGGAAGAGTTTCAGCGGAAGATTCAAAATACGAAAATAAGACGTGGGATGCAAAGAGCTATTGCCCATGGGTATTCACCAGAGAAGAATTTTTCAAATCTACATCTAAGCCCGGGTAGGTCTAAAATTGATGTTCCGATTGAAGAAATTATAAGACTGCGTAATAATAAACTTACTTTTAAAGATATTGCCATTACATTAAATGGACTGGGGTATCACATCTCAAAGGCAACTGTTAATAGAAGGTATAATGAATATATACAAACAAAAATGTAA
- the glnA gene encoding type I glutamate--ammonia ligase produces MAKFSKEDIFRITKEENVKYIRLQFTDLLGIIKNVEIPVSQLEKALDNKMMFDGSSIEGFVRIEESDMYLFPDLDTWVVFPWTAEKGKVARLICDIYNPDGTPFEGDPRNNLKRVLKEMEALGFTDFNLGPEPEFFLFKLDEKGEPTLELNDAGGYFDLAPTDLGENCRRDIVLELEEMGFEIEASHHEVAPGQHEIDFKYASALKACDDIQTFKLVVKTIARKHGLHATFMPKPLFGVNGSGMHCNVSLFKNGENAFFDPNGELQLSDTARQFIAGTLKHATNFTAVTNPTVNSYKRLVPGYEAPCYVAWSARNRSPLIRIPSSRGLSTRVEVRSVDPAANPYLAMSVLLAAGLDGIKNKLQPPKAVDRNIYVMNKEERLENGIADLPATLYQALENLKTDEVIINALGRHILEHFVEAKEIEWDMFRTQVHPWEREQYMTIY; encoded by the coding sequence ATGGCAAAGTTTTCTAAAGAGGATATTTTTCGTATTACAAAGGAAGAAAATGTAAAGTATATTCGTTTACAATTTACAGACTTACTAGGGATTATTAAGAATGTGGAAATTCCTGTAAGTCAACTAGAAAAAGCTCTTGATAATAAGATGATGTTTGACGGTTCTTCTATTGAAGGATTTGTACGTATTGAAGAATCAGATATGTACCTATTCCCGGATTTAGATACTTGGGTAGTATTCCCTTGGACTGCTGAAAAAGGAAAAGTTGCTCGCTTAATTTGTGATATCTATAATCCAGATGGCACTCCATTTGAAGGTGATCCACGTAATAACCTAAAGCGTGTTTTAAAGGAAATGGAAGCTCTTGGATTCACAGACTTTAATCTAGGACCTGAGCCAGAATTCTTCTTATTTAAATTAGATGAAAAAGGTGAACCAACTCTTGAGTTGAATGATGCGGGAGGATACTTTGATTTAGCACCAACTGACCTTGGTGAAAATTGCCGCCGTGACATCGTGTTAGAACTTGAGGAGATGGGCTTTGAAATTGAAGCTTCTCACCATGAAGTAGCACCTGGTCAACATGAGATTGATTTTAAATATGCAAGTGCGCTAAAAGCTTGTGATGATATTCAAACATTCAAGCTAGTTGTAAAAACAATTGCACGAAAGCATGGACTTCATGCAACATTCATGCCTAAACCATTGTTTGGTGTAAACGGTTCTGGAATGCACTGTAACGTTTCTTTATTTAAAAATGGAGAAAATGCATTCTTTGATCCAAATGGTGAATTACAATTAAGTGATACAGCACGTCAGTTTATTGCGGGTACACTTAAGCATGCTACAAACTTTACAGCAGTAACAAATCCAACTGTTAACTCATATAAGCGATTAGTTCCTGGTTACGAAGCACCTTGCTATGTAGCTTGGTCCGCTAGAAATAGAAGTCCATTAATTCGTATTCCTTCTTCACGTGGATTAAGTACTCGTGTTGAGGTAAGAAGTGTAGACCCAGCAGCAAATCCATATTTAGCAATGTCTGTTTTATTAGCAGCAGGTCTAGATGGAATTAAGAATAAGCTTCAGCCACCAAAGGCAGTTGACCGTAACATCTATGTAATGAATAAAGAAGAACGCTTAGAAAACGGTATTGCTGATTTACCAGCTACTTTATACCAAGCATTAGAAAACCTAAAAACAGATGAAGTAATTATTAACGCATTAGGTAGACATATTCTTGAGCATTTTGTTGAAGCAAAAGAAATTGAGTGGGATATGTTTAGAACTCAAGTGCACCCTTGGGAACGCGAACAATATATGACGATTTATTAA
- a CDS encoding MerR family transcriptional regulator: protein MSDNIRRNMPLFPMGIVMSLTELSARQIRYYEEHNLVQPARSEGNRRLYSFNDVDRLLEIKEMIDQGVNMAGIKKVLQVANQQETQQEDSKNPVSPKELSDDELRKLLKSELIQAGRFNRTSLRQGDMSRFFH from the coding sequence ATGAGCGATAACATACGTCGTAATATGCCTTTATTTCCAATGGGGATTGTTATGAGTCTGACTGAGTTATCGGCCCGCCAAATCCGCTATTATGAAGAACATAATTTAGTACAGCCTGCAAGGTCCGAAGGGAATCGTCGCTTATACTCATTTAACGATGTTGATCGATTATTAGAGATAAAAGAAATGATTGACCAGGGTGTTAACATGGCAGGAATTAAGAAAGTCCTTCAAGTAGCAAATCAGCAGGAAACTCAGCAAGAAGATAGTAAGAATCCTGTCTCACCAAAAGAGTTAAGTGATGATGAGCTTCGAAAACTATTAAAATCAGAACTTATTCAGGCTGGTCGTTTTAACCGAACATCATTGCGACAAGGTGATATGTCAAGGTTCTTTCATTAA
- a CDS encoding VOC family protein: MKFHESPTTYINQVAIKVQSMERSIQFYVDVIGLKVLKKNRNHTVLTADGIYPLLQLEQPEKVIPKQARSTGLYHFALLVPTRADLADVLHHLIDKGYPLEGASDHLVSEAIYLSDPDGNGIEIYVDRLPETWKWEGEEVVMASKPLNSRELLSYANNVVWKGMPPETIMGHIHLHVSDLTLAREFYCNGLGFTIVSHYGNQALFISSGRYHHHIGLNTWNGIGAPTPDERSVGLEWFSIVFPNMIDLEEAIKRLTALNVGCMKEEGYYKTEDPSGNIIRLIVE, encoded by the coding sequence ATGAAATTTCATGAATCTCCAACAACCTACATAAACCAAGTTGCTATAAAGGTTCAATCAATGGAGCGGTCCATCCAATTTTATGTAGACGTAATCGGACTTAAAGTGTTGAAAAAAAATAGAAACCATACAGTATTAACTGCAGACGGAATTTACCCATTACTTCAGCTTGAGCAACCAGAGAAAGTGATTCCTAAACAAGCACGTTCGACAGGGTTGTATCATTTTGCTTTACTCGTACCTACAAGAGCTGATCTGGCCGATGTGTTACATCATTTAATTGATAAAGGGTACCCACTAGAAGGTGCATCAGACCATTTAGTAAGTGAAGCGATATATTTATCAGACCCGGATGGAAATGGTATTGAGATATACGTAGATAGACTACCAGAAACATGGAAATGGGAGGGTGAAGAGGTAGTAATGGCATCTAAACCATTAAATAGTAGAGAGTTATTATCTTATGCTAATAATGTAGTGTGGAAGGGGATGCCACCAGAAACAATTATGGGCCATATCCACTTACATGTATCAGATCTAACTCTAGCAAGAGAGTTTTACTGCAACGGATTGGGGTTTACTATTGTGAGTCACTATGGAAATCAAGCACTCTTTATATCATCCGGAAGATATCATCACCATATAGGACTAAATACATGGAATGGAATAGGCGCACCCACACCAGACGAAAGAAGTGTAGGCTTGGAGTGGTTTTCCATTGTTTTTCCTAACATGATTGATTTAGAAGAAGCTATTAAAAGATTAACTGCCCTAAATGTGGGGTGTATGAAAGAAGAGGGTTATTATAAAACCGAGGATCCTTCAGGAAATATTATTAGGCTTATTGTAGAATAA
- the sirA gene encoding sporulation inhibitor of replication protein SirA, with product MREYMIYLIEEEFARHYFGREGMFYNLFAEYNVARGELKSILSKQINYITKPIPAIHFNQYIETELKNKTSYRFTHEGHYIEGQNGESIATLSVSERNLTLLAKGKYEAEMVCFELLKQWDSRFLAVNVQQASFGWISPVKQRKFV from the coding sequence ATGAGAGAGTATATGATCTACTTGATTGAAGAGGAGTTTGCTCGACACTATTTTGGTAGAGAAGGAATGTTTTATAATCTTTTTGCGGAATATAACGTTGCTCGAGGTGAGCTAAAATCTATCTTAAGTAAGCAAATCAACTATATCACAAAGCCGATTCCTGCCATCCACTTTAATCAATATATTGAGACTGAGCTTAAAAATAAGACAAGCTATCGGTTCACACATGAAGGACATTACATTGAAGGGCAGAATGGGGAAAGTATTGCGACCTTATCTGTTTCTGAACGGAACTTAACTTTACTAGCAAAAGGAAAATATGAAGCAGAAATGGTGTGCTTTGAGCTTTTGAAGCAGTGGGATTCTCGGTTCCTAGCAGTCAATGTTCAGCAAGCTAGTTTCGGATGGATTTCTCCTGTTAAACAACGAAAATTCGTGTAA
- a CDS encoding TRIC cation channel family protein has translation MTWDVMTIIGTIAFAVSGGIVAMEEDYDILGVYVLGLVTAFGGGAIRNLLIGVPVSSLWEQGYMFQLALLSITVIFLFPNGLLKHWKRWGNFFDAIGLAAFAIQGALYATEMGHPISAVVVAAVLTGSGGGIIRDVLAGRKPVVFRSEIYAVWAALAGLAIGFNVVTGTLGLYLLFILIVALRMASLFYKWRLPVKSIGQQEPQRHTLKA, from the coding sequence ATTACTTGGGATGTTATGACAATCATTGGCACCATTGCTTTTGCTGTGAGCGGAGGCATTGTGGCAATGGAAGAAGATTATGATATATTAGGAGTTTATGTATTAGGATTAGTTACCGCCTTTGGTGGCGGTGCTATTCGTAACTTATTAATCGGAGTACCTGTTTCATCTCTATGGGAACAGGGCTATATGTTTCAATTAGCTCTTCTATCTATTACGGTTATTTTTCTTTTTCCAAATGGCCTGTTAAAACATTGGAAAAGATGGGGAAATTTCTTCGATGCAATTGGACTCGCAGCATTTGCGATTCAAGGAGCCTTGTATGCGACTGAAATGGGGCATCCCATTAGTGCCGTAGTTGTCGCAGCTGTGTTAACCGGGAGCGGTGGTGGAATCATCCGCGATGTACTCGCGGGGAGAAAACCTGTCGTTTTCAGGTCAGAAATTTATGCTGTTTGGGCAGCTTTAGCCGGATTAGCTATTGGCTTTAATGTCGTTACTGGAACTCTTGGTCTTTATTTATTATTTATATTGATTGTCGCCTTACGGATGGCCTCATTATTTTATAAATGGAGGTTACCCGTTAAATCCATTGGACAACAAGAGCCTCAAAGACACACTTTAAAAGCTTAG
- the hflX gene encoding GTPase HflX, with product MGTTEQELEKVILVGCQLPTEDDDRFQYSLDELVSLTKTAKGKAIATVSQKRNTRHPATYIGKGKVEELITLAEELEPDVIIFNDELSPSQIRNLSNVLEARVIDRTQLILDIFAQRARSREGKLQVELAQLQYLLPRLIGKGLSLSRLGGGIGTRGPGETKLETDRRHIHRRIDDIKSQLVSIVKHRERYRERRKHNQSFQLALVGYTNAGKSTLFNRLTEADSFEENQLFATLDPMTRKCILPSGFTALLTDTVGFIQDLPTSLIAAFRSTLEEAKEADLILHIVDSSNPDYFNHEQTVYKLLDELEADKIPVLTVYNKSDEKHHDFVPSSVHQSILISAFNEDDLDSLKQVIQSLMMETMEEYKVYIPNSEGKLLSMLKSTSVLTELSFEEEKDSYLCKGYIQPTLSITQQLKNYMQ from the coding sequence TTGGGAACAACAGAGCAGGAGCTTGAAAAAGTAATACTTGTTGGTTGTCAACTGCCTACTGAAGATGATGACCGTTTTCAATACTCCTTAGATGAATTAGTTTCTTTAACTAAAACAGCAAAAGGTAAAGCAATCGCAACCGTCTCTCAAAAGAGAAATACTAGACACCCCGCGACTTATATTGGTAAGGGGAAGGTTGAAGAGTTAATTACTCTTGCAGAAGAGCTAGAGCCAGATGTGATTATATTTAATGATGAATTATCTCCAAGTCAGATAAGAAATCTTTCAAATGTATTAGAAGCAAGGGTTATTGATCGTACGCAGCTAATCTTAGATATATTTGCTCAAAGGGCAAGATCTAGAGAAGGGAAGCTACAGGTAGAGCTAGCTCAGCTTCAATATTTATTACCACGTTTAATAGGAAAAGGTCTTTCACTGTCGAGACTTGGTGGAGGTATTGGAACAAGAGGACCAGGTGAAACAAAACTAGAAACTGATCGACGTCATATTCACCGTAGAATTGATGATATTAAATCTCAACTGGTTAGCATCGTAAAGCATCGTGAAAGATATCGAGAAAGAAGAAAGCATAATCAATCGTTTCAGCTTGCTCTAGTGGGTTACACAAATGCCGGGAAATCTACATTGTTTAATAGGTTAACCGAAGCTGATTCATTTGAAGAGAATCAACTCTTCGCGACTCTTGATCCGATGACGCGTAAGTGTATTTTGCCATCAGGATTTACGGCATTGCTAACAGACACAGTTGGGTTTATTCAAGATTTACCAACCTCATTAATAGCTGCCTTTAGATCTACGCTAGAGGAGGCCAAGGAAGCAGACTTAATTTTACATATAGTCGACTCGTCAAATCCAGATTATTTTAATCATGAGCAAACCGTCTATAAGTTGTTAGATGAGCTTGAAGCAGACAAGATTCCGGTGCTAACCGTCTACAATAAGAGTGATGAAAAGCACCACGACTTTGTTCCTTCATCGGTTCACCAGTCCATTCTAATTAGTGCCTTTAATGAGGATGATTTAGACTCGTTAAAGCAAGTGATTCAATCTCTAATGATGGAAACCATGGAAGAATACAAGGTGTATATTCCTAACTCAGAAGGAAAATTGTTATCTATGCTAAAGTCAACCTCTGTTTTAACAGAGCTATCCTTTGAAGAAGAGAAAGATAGTTATTTATGTAAGGGCTATATACAGCCAACATTATCCATCACACAACAATTAAAGAATTATATGCAGTAA
- the tkt gene encoding transketolase translates to MEKIDQLSINAIRTLSIDAIEKANSGHPGMPMGAAPMAYTLWTQFMNHNPNNPEWFNRDRFVLSAGHGSMLLYSLLHISGYDLSMEDIKNFRQWGSKTPGHPEFRHTPGVEATTGPLGQGVAMAVGMAMAERHLAAKYNQPGFDLIDHFTYTICGDGDLMEGVSAEAASLAAHLRLGKLVVLYDSNDISLDGELDRAFSESVEGRFKSYGWQVIRVEDGNDINEISRALAESKTDLNRPTLIEVKTTIGYGSPNRSGTSGVHGSPLGAEETKLTKEAYKWTFEQDFHVPDEVYQHFKQTVVEKGEKAELDYNQIFAEYESAYPELASELKSAIKGELPRGWDQDLPVYETGKALASRASSGEALNAIAKNLPFFFGGSADLAGSNKTLIKGSADFTHEDYSGRNIWFGVREFAMGAALNGLALHGGVKVYGGTFFVFSDYLRPAIRLAALMQLPVTYVFTHDSIAVGEDGPTHEPIEQLPSLRAMPGLDVIRPADGNETAAAWKLAIESTHTPTALVLTRQDLQTMESTKEHAYEGVKKGAYVVSKASKEVPDALLLASGSEVGLAVEAQKTLEEEGISVSVVSMPSWYRFEQQTKEYKESVIPKNVKKRVGIEMATPLGWERYVGDEGEIIGIHTFGASAPGELVMKEYGFSVENVVKVTKELLQG, encoded by the coding sequence ATGGAGAAAATTGATCAATTGTCAATTAATGCAATTCGTACTCTTTCAATTGATGCAATTGAAAAAGCTAATTCTGGTCACCCGGGGATGCCGATGGGGGCTGCGCCGATGGCTTACACTCTTTGGACCCAATTTATGAATCATAATCCTAATAACCCAGAATGGTTCAATCGAGATCGTTTTGTTTTATCTGCAGGGCATGGCTCTATGCTACTTTATAGTTTATTACATATTTCTGGTTATGATTTATCAATGGAAGACATAAAGAATTTCCGTCAATGGGGAAGTAAAACACCAGGTCATCCAGAGTTTAGACATACACCAGGCGTAGAAGCAACTACCGGACCACTTGGACAAGGTGTTGCAATGGCAGTTGGTATGGCAATGGCTGAGAGACACCTAGCGGCTAAGTATAACCAACCAGGCTTTGATTTAATTGATCATTTTACATATACAATTTGTGGAGATGGCGATTTAATGGAGGGGGTCTCTGCTGAAGCAGCCTCTTTAGCCGCGCATTTAAGATTAGGTAAGCTTGTTGTTCTTTATGATTCTAATGATATTTCACTTGATGGAGAATTAGATCGAGCGTTTTCCGAGAGTGTAGAAGGTCGATTCAAATCCTACGGCTGGCAGGTAATTCGTGTCGAGGATGGAAATGACATTAATGAAATCAGTCGTGCATTAGCGGAATCAAAAACAGATTTAAATCGTCCGACACTTATTGAAGTAAAAACAACCATAGGTTATGGTTCACCTAATCGCTCAGGCACTTCAGGTGTTCATGGATCTCCGCTTGGTGCTGAAGAGACTAAGCTTACAAAAGAGGCTTATAAGTGGACTTTTGAACAAGATTTCCATGTTCCTGATGAAGTATATCAACACTTTAAACAAACAGTTGTTGAAAAAGGAGAAAAGGCTGAGCTGGATTACAACCAAATTTTTGCTGAATACGAATCCGCTTATCCTGAACTAGCTTCCGAGCTAAAAAGTGCGATAAAAGGAGAACTTCCAAGAGGTTGGGATCAAGATTTACCTGTGTATGAGACAGGAAAGGCTCTTGCAAGTCGCGCTTCCTCTGGAGAAGCATTAAATGCAATTGCGAAAAATCTTCCATTCTTCTTTGGAGGCTCTGCGGATTTAGCCGGTTCTAATAAAACATTAATTAAAGGTTCTGCCGATTTCACCCATGAAGATTATAGTGGTCGAAATATTTGGTTTGGTGTTCGTGAGTTTGCTATGGGGGCGGCATTAAATGGACTTGCTTTACACGGTGGTGTTAAAGTTTATGGAGGTACGTTCTTTGTATTTTCAGATTATTTACGTCCTGCAATCCGCTTAGCCGCGCTAATGCAATTACCAGTCACATATGTATTTACACATGACAGTATTGCTGTAGGTGAAGATGGTCCTACACATGAACCAATTGAACAACTTCCTTCATTAAGAGCAATGCCAGGTCTGGATGTAATCCGACCAGCTGATGGGAATGAAACAGCAGCAGCTTGGAAGTTAGCTATTGAATCTACACATACACCAACTGCTCTTGTTCTAACTAGACAAGATTTACAAACAATGGAATCTACAAAAGAGCATGCTTATGAAGGTGTTAAAAAAGGTGCCTATGTCGTATCAAAAGCGTCTAAGGAAGTACCAGATGCTCTATTACTTGCTAGTGGTTCTGAGGTTGGCTTAGCGGTAGAGGCTCAGAAAACCCTTGAAGAAGAAGGTATATCTGTTTCAGTCGTAAGCATGCCATCTTGGTATCGCTTTGAACAACAAACGAAGGAATATAAAGAATCTGTTATTCCGAAAAATGTTAAAAAGCGTGTTGGAATTGAAATGGCTACACCTCTTGGCTGGGAACGTTATGTTGGAGATGAAGGAGAAATCATTGGAATCCATACGTTCGGTGCATCAGCTCCAGGAGAACTAGTTATGAAAGAATACGGCTTTTCTGTTGAGAATGTAGTTAAGGTAACGAAGGAGCTCCTTCAAGGTTAA
- a CDS encoding DUF896 domain-containing protein: protein MISQEKLARINHLSKKSKEVGLTGPEADEQKQLREEYLKAFRGQMTDHLHSIKVVDEKGNDVTPGKLKQSKKNRNSLH from the coding sequence ATGATATCACAAGAAAAACTAGCTAGAATCAACCATCTTTCAAAAAAATCTAAAGAGGTCGGTCTAACTGGACCTGAAGCTGATGAACAGAAACAGCTTCGTGAAGAATATTTAAAGGCATTTCGCGGACAGATGACAGACCATCTACACTCCATTAAGGTAGTGGATGAAAAAGGGAATGATGTTACCCCTGGTAAGTTGAAACAAAGTAAGAAAAATAGAAACAGTCTACATTAA
- the yneA gene encoding cell division suppressor protein YneA encodes MSIKPMNLSFYIVFLMSIVLFCFIAYLSSDTRIEEEFVQVQVLENETIWDLAVDYSEKHKLTPSEFVTWVEKHNQLDTDFISAGSIITIPVQIDHTQESIILVADGGTNR; translated from the coding sequence ATGAGTATTAAACCTATGAATCTATCATTCTATATAGTTTTTTTAATGTCTATTGTTTTATTTTGTTTTATAGCTTACCTTTCCAGTGATACAAGGATAGAAGAAGAGTTTGTCCAAGTTCAGGTATTAGAAAATGAGACCATTTGGGATTTAGCAGTGGATTATTCAGAGAAGCATAAACTAACACCTTCGGAATTTGTAACTTGGGTGGAAAAGCATAATCAGCTAGATACGGATTTTATTTCCGCGGGATCAATTATAACTATACCTGTTCAGATAGATCATACACAGGAGAGCATCATCTTGGTCGCTGATGGAGGAACAAATAGATAA